Proteins encoded within one genomic window of Planctomycetota bacterium:
- a CDS encoding homoserine O-acetyltransferase: MDQAPQRPDLPPWQQPDSVGIVETRTFTFAEPPNEMRLDSGSKLGPITLAYETYGRLDERRRNAVLICHALSGDAHVAGYHSEEDRKPGWWDAMVGPGKAFDTDRYFVICSNCIGGCKGSTGPSSVNPATGRRYGRSFPVVTMADMVRAQKALVDHLGIPALLAVVGGSMGGMQVLEWAINYPDRVWTAIPIATTPRLTAQGIAFNVVGRQAILDDPNYRDGDYYGHEPPKRGLAIARMLGHITYLSDESMHQKFGRQLRDRDDYSYEFDVDFEVESYLKYQGQSFVERFDANSYLYITRAMDYFDLADKHGSLQAAFRAVTARFLVIAFSSDWLYPPYQSKEIVSALRANRLHFAYYEIPSNYGHDAFLLEKARISRVISDFLALNYARALTEEKP, from the coding sequence ATGGATCAAGCACCGCAGCGCCCCGACCTTCCGCCGTGGCAGCAGCCGGACTCCGTGGGCATCGTCGAGACCAGGACCTTCACCTTCGCCGAGCCGCCCAACGAGATGCGGCTCGACAGCGGCTCGAAGCTCGGCCCGATCACCCTCGCCTACGAAACCTACGGCCGGCTCGACGAGCGCAGGCGCAACGCCGTCCTCATCTGCCACGCCCTCTCGGGCGACGCCCACGTGGCCGGCTACCACTCCGAGGAGGACCGCAAGCCCGGCTGGTGGGACGCCATGGTGGGCCCCGGCAAGGCGTTCGACACCGACCGCTATTTCGTCATCTGCTCCAACTGCATCGGCGGCTGCAAAGGGTCCACCGGCCCCAGCTCCGTCAACCCGGCCACGGGCCGCCGCTACGGGCGGAGCTTCCCGGTCGTCACCATGGCCGACATGGTCCGCGCCCAGAAGGCCCTCGTAGACCATCTGGGCATCCCGGCCCTCCTCGCCGTCGTCGGCGGCTCCATGGGCGGCATGCAGGTGCTCGAATGGGCGATCAACTATCCCGATCGCGTGTGGACCGCCATCCCCATCGCCACCACGCCGCGCCTCACCGCCCAGGGCATCGCCTTCAACGTCGTGGGGCGCCAGGCCATTCTCGACGACCCGAACTACCGCGACGGCGACTACTACGGCCACGAGCCGCCTAAGCGCGGCCTCGCCATCGCGCGCATGCTCGGCCACATCACCTACCTCAGCGACGAATCCATGCACCAGAAGTTCGGCCGCCAGCTCCGCGATCGCGACGACTACAGCTACGAGTTCGACGTGGACTTCGAGGTCGAGAGCTACCTGAAGTACCAGGGCCAATCGTTCGTCGAGCGCTTCGACGCCAACTCGTACCTCTACATCACGCGGGCGATGGACTACTTCGACCTGGCCGACAAGCACGGCTCGCTCCAGGCCGCCTTCCGCGCGGTGACGGCCCGCTTCCTCGTCATCGCCTTCAGCTCCGACTGGCTCTACCCCCCCTACCAGTCGAAGGAGATCGTGTCGGCCCTGCGCGCCAACCGCTTGCACTTCGCCTACTACGAAATCCCATCCAACTACGGCCACGACGCCTTCCTGCTCGAGAAGGCGCGGATCAGCCGCGTCATCTCGGACTTCCTGGCGCTCAACTACGCGCGCGCGCTCACCGAGGAGAAACCCTAG